In Anabrus simplex isolate iqAnaSimp1 chromosome 12, ASM4041472v1, whole genome shotgun sequence, a genomic segment contains:
- the LOC136884483 gene encoding uncharacterized protein: protein MNIQDRTHHAPRRTHSFDSYDNLDRLEQLRRRRNEFLANRTKFDPQPLVTAGAPPVPLRSSSRPVSPTSSLIQGFTDKLKEISSATDSSALPKRGTFQVLSLESPRKVTYKTTCHVFPTFKAPTADVENPKDLTNESTEEGTPLKRGYSAQRQRSFNSIDDLLSRLASRRNSFTAGNHSSNSVIKQTRIQSEMAKPFRVPTYEKRTDNISRAPENKPQRVPVEEAPCVKQHVRHDGYYSYATPFQDTVLVTDLSPERQQFEKFSLENSESIRESPIPFPRARNQVTPVITSSVPQSYPSYKRQQSNKGWRPVDAPFVRTSPAYSSLPTRERQADRSRYLESTLHQADLSPLSPSDRSNLSPIETTARIARRVSAGSATELKMRSKTSHIPVKDLIQKFSKE from the coding sequence GACCGTACTCACCATGCACCTCGCCGTACGCATTCTTTCGACTCGTACGACAACCTGGACCGGCTGGAACAACTACGTCGACGACGGAACGAGTTCTTGGCCAACCGAACGAAGTTCGATCCACAACCGCTCGTGACCGCCGGTGCCCCTCCCGTTCCGTTACGATCATCGTCGCGACCTGTCTCCCCGACCAGCAGCCTTATACAAGGATTTACCGACAAGCTGAAGGAGATTTCCTCTGCTACAGACTCTTCAGCTCTGCCCAAGAGAGGTACATTTCAGGTTCTCAGTCTAGAAAGTCCTAGGAAAGTCACCTACAAGACAACTTGTCACGTATTCCCAACTTTCAAAGCCCCAACTGCTGATGTAGAAAATCCTAAAGACTTGACTAATGAAAGTACTGAAGAAGGCACCCCCTTGAAAAGAGGATATTCTGCACAAAGGCAGAGAAGCTTTAATTCTATTGACGATTTACTATCACGTTTGGCATCGAGACGAAACtccttcactgcaggaaaccactCCAGCAATTCAGTGATAAAACAGACGCGCATTCAGTCGGAAATGGCGAAACCCTTCCGCGTGCCGACTTATGAGAAACGGACAGATAACATTTCAAGAGCTCCTGAGAACAAGCCACAGAGAGTGCCCGTCGAGGAAGCCCCTTGTGTGAAGCAACATGTAAGGCACGATGGCTACTACAGCTACGCTACTCCCTTCCAAGACACAGTTCTTGTTACCGACCTCAGCCCAGAAAGACAGCAGTTTGAAAAATTCAGTCTAGAAAACTCAGAATCTATTCGAGAAAGTCCCATCCCATTTCCTCGAGCAAGGAACCAGGTAACTCCAGTAATTACATCCTCCGTACCTCAGTCTTATCCTTCCTACAAGAGGCAGCAGTCGAACAAGGGGTGGAGGCCAGTGGATGCTCCTTTTGTTCGGACGTCGCCAGCGTACAGTTCTCTACCGACACGCGAAAGGCAGGCGGATCGCTCCAGATACCTGGAATCGACGTTGCATCAAGCAGATTTGTCACCGCTGTCTCCTTCAGACAGATCAAACCTCTCACCTATCGAGACAACAGCTCGTATCGCTAGACGAGTAAGTGCTGGATCAGCAACAGAACTGAAAATGAGATCAAAAACTTCCCATATACCAGTAAAAGATTTGATTCAGAAATTTTCAAAGGAATGA